In Aciduliprofundum sp. MAR08-339, a single window of DNA contains:
- the guaA gene encoding glutamine-hydrolyzing GMP synthase, translated as MFRADKFVEEKVKELKNTIKGKAIIACSGGVDSTTAAVLTQMAIGDALLAVFVDTGFMRENEAKNIEALFSKLKFNYRIVDASREFIDALRYVEDPEKKRKIIGAKFIEVFEREAKNFGAEYLIQGTIAPDWIESGGGLRDTIKSHHNVGGLPERMNLKLVEPLRDLYKDEVREIAEYLNLDIKERQPFPGPGLAIRIIGPVDEEKLRIVRRANAIVEEEVEKQYPFEMRPWQYFAVLLPIRSVGVHGDKRAYGYTVAVRMVDSLDGMSAAYFRAEHNLLDRIATRITTEIKEVNRVVYDITNKPPATIEWE; from the coding sequence ATGTTCAGAGCAGATAAATTTGTGGAGGAGAAGGTGAAAGAACTAAAAAACACAATAAAAGGTAAGGCCATAATCGCCTGCTCAGGCGGGGTGGACAGCACCACTGCGGCCGTGCTCACACAGATGGCCATAGGAGATGCGCTTCTGGCCGTATTTGTTGATACGGGGTTTATGCGTGAAAACGAGGCAAAAAACATAGAGGCTCTATTCTCAAAATTGAAATTCAATTACAGAATAGTGGACGCATCCAGAGAGTTCATAGATGCTTTGAGATATGTGGAAGATCCGGAGAAGAAGAGAAAGATCATAGGGGCAAAATTCATAGAGGTTTTTGAAAGGGAGGCAAAAAATTTCGGGGCAGAGTATCTCATACAGGGCACAATTGCACCGGACTGGATTGAAAGTGGCGGAGGATTGCGCGATACCATAAAATCACACCACAACGTTGGGGGATTGCCAGAGAGAATGAACCTCAAACTTGTAGAACCTTTACGCGATTTGTACAAGGATGAGGTCCGCGAGATTGCAGAGTACCTGAACCTTGACATCAAGGAGAGACAGCCATTTCCGGGACCCGGACTTGCAATACGCATAATTGGGCCCGTGGATGAGGAGAAGTTAAGAATTGTGCGCAGAGCAAACGCTATTGTGGAGGAGGAGGTTGAAAAACAATATCCCTTTGAGATGAGACCGTGGCAGTACTTTGCCGTTCTTCTTCCCATTCGCTCAGTGGGTGTGCATGGGGACAAGAGAGCCTACGGATACACGGTAGCAGTCCGCATGGTTGATAGCCTTGATGGAATGAGTGCCGCCTATTTCCGCGCAGAGCATAATTTATTGGACAGGATAGCCACAAGAATTACAACTGAGATAAAAGAGGTGAATCGTGTTGTCTATGACATAACAAACAAACCTCCGGCCACTATTGAGTGGGAATAG
- the purE gene encoding 5-(carboxyamino)imidazole ribonucleotide mutase, translated as MGVCILLGSKSDLEKAERAFDIFKEFNVDFDVHIASAHRTPDRVKEIVENSKHDVFLVFAGLSAALPGVVAALTTKPVIGVPLSGRVPFDSLLSMVQMPKGVPVAVVGVDNVVNGALMCIQILGVRDRDMRKKIEKYRESMREKVAKDDEEVRKYVQSR; from the coding sequence ATGGGAGTTTGTATTCTTCTGGGAAGCAAGAGTGATCTGGAAAAGGCAGAGAGGGCCTTTGATATTTTCAAAGAATTCAATGTGGATTTTGATGTGCACATAGCCTCAGCCCACAGAACGCCAGATAGGGTGAAGGAAATTGTGGAAAATTCAAAGCATGACGTTTTCCTAGTCTTTGCAGGACTCTCCGCCGCCCTGCCAGGTGTCGTGGCCGCACTAACCACAAAGCCGGTCATAGGAGTACCACTCTCGGGCAGGGTACCCTTTGATTCCCTTCTCAGCATGGTTCAGATGCCAAAGGGTGTGCCCGTTGCCGTGGTCGGTGTGGACAATGTGGTAAATGGAGCACTCATGTGCATTCAAATCTTGGGTGTGAGGGATAGGGATATGCGTAAGAAAATTGAGAAGTACAGAGAAAGTATGAGAGAGAAGGTTGCCAAGGATGATGAGGAGGTTCGTAAATATGTTCAGAGCAGATAA
- the fen gene encoding flap endonuclease-1: MGVNLSDIVTAHEISLKDLKGRVIAIDAYNSLYQFLSIIRQPDGTPLRDSRGRVTSHLSGLLYRTANYMAEGIKPVYVFDGRPPELKMRTIQERMHVRTRALEEWEEALERGDLEEARTRAQQASFLTRDMVDEAKKLLDHMGVPWVQAPSEGEAQAAFMAQRGDAYASASQDFDSLLFGTPRLVRNMAITGKRKLPRKRVYVEVKPEMLVLNETLKNLEITREQLVDIGILVGTDFNPGIKGIGPKTALKLIKKFGSLERVMDEKGIVIENYEEIRNIFLNPPVTNEYKLQWMWLDEQKLLEFLCEEHDFSRERVLSAVEKIKMFKKYREQRSLDAWF, translated from the coding sequence ATGGGTGTAAACCTATCGGATATTGTTACGGCGCACGAGATTTCGCTAAAGGATCTCAAGGGAAGGGTTATAGCCATAGACGCCTACAATTCCCTCTATCAATTTTTAAGCATAATTAGGCAGCCCGATGGCACACCACTAAGAGATTCCAGGGGGCGGGTCACATCCCACCTATCTGGCCTGCTCTACAGAACGGCCAACTACATGGCTGAGGGAATCAAGCCCGTATATGTTTTTGATGGCAGACCTCCAGAACTGAAAATGAGAACAATTCAGGAGAGAATGCACGTCAGAACCCGTGCCCTAGAAGAGTGGGAAGAGGCCCTAGAGCGGGGGGATCTGGAAGAGGCCAGAACAAGGGCACAGCAAGCCTCATTTCTCACGAGAGATATGGTTGATGAGGCAAAAAAATTGCTGGACCACATGGGTGTACCGTGGGTTCAGGCACCCAGTGAAGGGGAGGCACAGGCGGCTTTTATGGCTCAACGGGGTGATGCGTACGCCTCCGCATCCCAGGACTTCGATTCACTGCTCTTCGGCACTCCGCGCCTCGTGCGTAACATGGCCATAACGGGAAAGAGGAAGTTGCCCAGAAAAAGGGTTTATGTGGAGGTAAAACCAGAAATGCTCGTTCTAAACGAAACCTTGAAGAATTTGGAAATAACAAGAGAGCAACTTGTGGATATAGGAATTCTGGTGGGTACAGATTTCAATCCGGGAATTAAGGGAATAGGCCCAAAAACAGCACTGAAACTCATAAAGAAATTCGGATCCCTGGAGAGGGTTATGGATGAGAAGGGCATCGTGATTGAAAATTATGAGGAAATACGCAATATTTTCCTGAACCCCCCTGTAACAAATGAATACAAATTGCAGTGGATGTGGCTGGATGAGCAAAAATTGCTTGAGTTTCTCTGCGAAGAGCACGATTTCAGCAGGGAGAGAGTTCTGAGCGCCGTTGAAAAGATAAAAATGTTCAAAAAGTACAGAGAGCAGAGAAGTCTGGACGCTTGGTTTTAG
- a CDS encoding Lrp/AsnC ligand binding domain-containing protein: MAIGFVLISTAPGKEHEVYNELKKIPEIIELHPLFGEFDLIAKLETKDFNQLGEIVVEKIRMIEGVIDTKTLTGIKF, encoded by the coding sequence ATGGCAATTGGATTTGTGTTGATAAGCACCGCGCCCGGTAAGGAGCACGAAGTTTACAATGAACTCAAGAAAATTCCCGAGATCATCGAACTTCACCCACTCTTCGGAGAGTTTGATCTCATAGCCAAACTCGAAACAAAGGACTTTAACCAGCTGGGTGAGATAGTCGTAGAAAAAATAAGGATGATAGAGGGAGTCATAGACACCAAAACGCTCACAGGGATAAAGTTCTAA